The following coding sequences are from one Desulfobacterales bacterium window:
- the trmD gene encoding tRNA (guanosine(37)-N1)-methyltransferase TrmD, protein MKIDVLTIFPEMFDAFREYGMIRKAVQEHKVFVSAVNIRDFADGRHRVTDDRPYGGGCGMVMKPGPLAGAIRSAKKQSPLSRTILLSPQGRVFDQNLAREFATWEGMILVCGRYEGVDERVCQDEIDYEISIGDYVLTGGELAAMVITEAVVRLIPGVLGGEESAEKDSFENDLLEHGHYTRPYDFEGKTVPEVLLSGNHKDIEQWRHETSLIRTFLKRPDLLRRRFLSVQEKEILKKWWRDIEDIIHA, encoded by the coding sequence ATGAAAATTGATGTTCTAACCATATTCCCGGAAATGTTCGACGCATTCCGGGAATATGGAATGATCAGAAAGGCTGTTCAGGAACACAAGGTTTTTGTTTCTGCCGTCAATATCCGGGATTTTGCCGATGGCCGGCACCGGGTTACGGATGACAGACCCTATGGCGGCGGATGTGGTATGGTCATGAAGCCGGGACCACTGGCTGGCGCAATCCGATCAGCAAAGAAACAGTCTCCTTTGTCCAGGACAATTTTGCTCAGCCCCCAGGGGCGGGTGTTTGATCAGAATCTGGCCCGTGAATTTGCGACATGGGAAGGGATGATTCTGGTTTGCGGACGTTATGAGGGGGTGGATGAGCGCGTCTGTCAGGATGAAATAGATTACGAGATTTCCATAGGCGATTATGTGCTGACCGGGGGGGAACTGGCGGCTATGGTCATTACTGAAGCGGTGGTTCGACTTATTCCCGGCGTACTCGGAGGAGAGGAATCAGCGGAAAAAGATTCGTTTGAAAATGATCTTCTGGAACACGGGCATTATACCCGACCATACGATTTTGAGGGGAAAACCGTACCGGAAGTTCTGCTGTCAGGCAATCATAAAGATATAGAACAGTGGAGGCATGAAACATCCCTCATCCGCACCTTCCTCAAGAGACCGGATTTATTGAGAAGACGGTTCCTGAGCGTTCAGGAAAAAGAAATACTGAAAAAGTGGTGGCGGGATATTGAAGATATCATTCATGCCTGA
- a CDS encoding RNA methyltransferase codes for MPELYVALIHFPVVNKNGEVIASAVTNLDLHDISRSARTYGVQRYYVVTPLDDQKQFVGRLVDHWVTGSGAVYNPERRKALELVCIKSSLEEVRDDIRQVSGQYPHTIVTCARHCPRSIGYDQLKENINSGGPHLLMFGTAWGLSGDFMDQADFVLDPVVGMTDYNHLSVRSAAAIILDRLVGR; via the coding sequence ATGCCTGAATTGTATGTGGCCTTGATCCATTTTCCTGTGGTTAACAAAAACGGGGAGGTTATTGCATCGGCAGTAACAAATCTGGATCTGCACGATATTTCAAGATCTGCCAGAACATACGGGGTGCAAAGGTATTATGTTGTAACTCCGCTGGATGATCAAAAGCAGTTCGTCGGCCGGCTTGTCGATCATTGGGTCACCGGCAGCGGGGCTGTATATAATCCGGAACGTCGTAAGGCCCTGGAGTTAGTTTGTATCAAAAGTTCATTGGAAGAAGTAAGAGATGATATTCGTCAAGTCAGCGGACAATATCCTCACACGATAGTGACCTGTGCGCGTCATTGTCCGCGCAGCATCGGGTATGATCAGCTGAAAGAGAACATAAACAGTGGTGGACCTCATTTGTTGATGTTCGGTACGGCGTGGGGACTGTCTGGAGACTTCATGGACCAGGCGGATTTTGTTCTTGATCCCGTGGTCGGGATGACGGATTATAATCATCTCTCTGTTCGATCGGCTGCCGCCATCATTCTGGACAGACTGGTGGGAAGGTAA
- the rplS gene encoding 50S ribosomal protein L19 — protein MQMIKQLEREVMRLDIPSFDPGDTVKVHVKIREGEKERIQVFHGVVISRKNGLANAAFTVRKMSYGVGVERVFPLHSPIIDKIEVVTRGRVRRSKIYYLRNLKGKAARIRERQTARG, from the coding sequence ATGCAAATGATCAAACAACTGGAACGGGAAGTCATGCGGCTGGATATTCCCAGCTTTGACCCCGGAGATACCGTCAAGGTGCATGTGAAAATACGTGAAGGTGAAAAAGAGCGAATCCAGGTGTTTCATGGCGTTGTTATCAGCCGGAAAAACGGTTTGGCCAATGCCGCATTTACCGTGAGGAAAATGTCATACGGTGTAGGCGTGGAACGGGTATTTCCCCTTCATTCGCCCATCATTGACAAAATTGAAGTGGTCACCCGGGGCCGGGTCCGCCGCTCCAAAATTTATTACCTGCGCAATCTTAAAGGTAAGGCTGCCAGAATCAGGGAACGTCAAACTGCTCGCGGGTAG
- a CDS encoding ribonuclease HII: protein MSMAPDLWAFENKARGKGYKIIAGIDEAGRGPLAGPVVSAAVILPDVFPVSGITDSKKLTPKKRDALYDQIYIHAVSIGIGIVDAIEIDRINILQASLLSMAIAVDNLNPAPDCLLIDGTFRIRSCLMQYPIVKGDNLSMSIGAASIVAKVTRDRMMQLYHQYYPQYGFEKHKGYPTRAHKDAILRFGSCPIHRKSFKGVNGPENIF, encoded by the coding sequence ATGTCAATGGCACCTGATTTGTGGGCCTTCGAAAATAAAGCCAGGGGAAAAGGGTATAAAATTATTGCAGGCATAGACGAGGCCGGCCGGGGACCACTGGCCGGCCCGGTTGTATCGGCTGCCGTCATTCTGCCCGATGTCTTTCCGGTATCCGGCATCACTGATTCAAAAAAACTGACCCCGAAAAAAAGAGATGCGCTATACGATCAGATATACATCCATGCGGTTTCTATCGGAATCGGAATCGTGGATGCCATTGAGATTGATCGTATCAACATTCTTCAGGCATCGCTGCTGTCGATGGCCATTGCGGTCGACAACCTGAACCCGGCGCCGGATTGTCTCCTGATTGACGGTACGTTTCGGATACGGTCGTGTTTGATGCAGTATCCCATTGTTAAAGGTGATAACTTAAGCATGTCCATCGGTGCTGCGTCCATTGTCGCTAAAGTTACGCGTGATCGGATGATGCAGCTGTATCACCAGTATTATCCGCAATATGGTTTTGAAAAGCATAAGGGGTATCCCACCAGAGCACATAAAGATGCCATTTTGAGATTCGGATCTTGTCCGATACACCGGAAAAGTTTCAAAGGGGTGAATGGTCCGGAAAACATCTTTTAA
- a CDS encoding YraN family protein — translation MQNRRQLLGKTGEDIAVNYLLLQGYTIMERNYRTCFGEIDIIAKDGNSIAFIEVKSRTSKRFGDPKWAITPKKQRTISMVALYYLKQTQHSQVKARFDVLTVNSADIDPRVQLIKNAFELAYT, via the coding sequence ATGCAGAACAGACGGCAGCTGTTGGGGAAAACCGGTGAGGATATCGCTGTGAATTACCTGCTTCTACAGGGGTATACCATTATGGAACGCAACTATCGAACCTGCTTCGGAGAGATTGACATCATCGCCAAAGACGGCAATTCCATCGCATTTATTGAGGTAAAAAGCCGGACATCGAAGCGGTTCGGTGATCCGAAGTGGGCCATCACTCCTAAAAAGCAAAGAACCATTTCGATGGTGGCGCTGTATTACCTCAAACAGACACAGCATTCTCAGGTGAAGGCCCGGTTTGATGTGTTGACCGTCAATTCTGCTGACATCGATCCCCGGGTCCAACTTATCAAGAATGCTTTTGAACTGGCCTACACCTAA